The following proteins are encoded in a genomic region of Sorangiineae bacterium MSr12523:
- a CDS encoding ATP-binding protein, with translation MSRLSPSVGLAWLVRLRWGAVGLQTVLVLVARLALGLTFSLTVIVPLLVVTAATNAALVLWLRKGGRSSQRILAAVLVFDTLVLTAMLHASGGAANPFSVFYLVQVALAALLLEANGTWLVAMVTSIGFGTLFAGLVFPGVAPAPPEHVHHAHMDMSGSSFSVHLQGMWAAYTLAALFVGYFVTRLARALERQRRDLLALQEVAAKAEKLASLSTLAAGAAHELGTPLATIAVVAKELERASERAGGDVKLDPKSIADDARLLRAEAERCRTILAQMGAHAGENQGEAPRAVPANRIAEDVLAALDEGRSKRVAVHASDAALTVMAPPRALVQVLLNVVRNGLDASDDVPPPRRQVRLELTPSRAGAFVDFEVTDEGSGIPPELVVRLGEPFLTTKAPGRGLGLGLFLVRAFVERTGGRLDIASRVGEGTKVTLSVPAGEGSA, from the coding sequence ATGAGCCGCCTCAGCCCGAGCGTCGGGCTCGCGTGGCTGGTGCGGCTTCGGTGGGGCGCGGTGGGCCTGCAGACGGTGCTCGTGCTGGTCGCGCGGCTGGCCCTCGGGCTCACGTTCTCGCTGACGGTCATCGTGCCGCTCCTCGTGGTGACGGCGGCCACCAACGCGGCGTTGGTGCTCTGGTTGCGAAAGGGCGGAAGGTCTTCGCAGCGCATTTTGGCGGCGGTGCTCGTGTTCGACACGCTGGTCCTCACGGCGATGCTTCACGCCAGCGGCGGGGCGGCCAATCCGTTTTCCGTCTTTTACCTGGTGCAAGTCGCGCTGGCCGCGCTCCTCCTCGAGGCCAACGGCACATGGCTCGTGGCCATGGTCACATCCATCGGCTTCGGGACGCTGTTCGCAGGGCTCGTCTTTCCTGGCGTCGCGCCCGCGCCGCCGGAGCACGTTCATCACGCCCACATGGACATGTCGGGCTCGTCGTTCTCGGTGCACCTGCAGGGCATGTGGGCGGCGTACACCTTGGCGGCGCTCTTCGTCGGGTACTTCGTCACGCGGCTCGCGCGGGCACTCGAGCGGCAGCGGCGCGACCTGCTCGCGCTGCAGGAGGTGGCCGCCAAGGCCGAGAAGCTCGCGTCGTTGAGCACCTTGGCCGCCGGGGCGGCACACGAGCTCGGCACGCCGCTGGCCACCATCGCGGTGGTGGCCAAGGAGCTCGAGCGCGCCAGCGAACGCGCCGGCGGCGACGTGAAGCTCGATCCGAAGAGCATCGCCGACGATGCGCGGCTTCTTCGCGCCGAGGCCGAGCGGTGCCGCACCATTCTCGCGCAGATGGGCGCCCACGCCGGGGAAAACCAGGGTGAGGCACCGCGCGCGGTGCCGGCGAATCGCATCGCCGAGGACGTGCTGGCCGCGCTCGATGAAGGCCGGAGCAAGCGCGTGGCCGTTCACGCGAGCGATGCGGCCCTGACGGTGATGGCGCCGCCGCGCGCGCTGGTGCAAGTGCTGCTCAACGTCGTGCGCAACGGGCTCGATGCCAGCGACGACGTGCCACCGCCGCGGCGGCAGGTGCGCCTCGAGCTGACGCCGTCCCGCGCGGGCGCCTTCGTCGATTTCGAGGTGACCGACGAGGGCTCGGGCATCCCGCCGGAGCTCGTGGTGCGCCTCGGCGAGCCGTTTCTCACGACCAAGGCGCCCGGCCGCGGGCTGGGCCTGGGGCTCTTTCTGGTGCGCGCCTTCGTCGAGCGCACCGGTGGCCGGCTCGACATCGCCTCTCGCGTGGGCGAGGGCACGAAGGTCACGTTGTCCGTACCCGCAGGAGAAGGCTCCGCATGA
- a CDS encoding response regulator transcription factor: MSEETPRSILVVDDDDTFRTRLVRAFADRGFDARGAANGEEALRRARTESPEYAVVDLRMPGDFGLDVVRALREIDDATRIVVLTGYGSIATAIEAIRMGAVDYLTKPADADQILAAFETGQKGKRPDDAVATDGTPSLARVEWEHIQRVLMDCGGNVSQAARLLGLHRRSLQRKLSKRPMRR; this comes from the coding sequence ATGAGCGAAGAGACCCCGCGATCCATCCTCGTCGTGGATGACGACGACACCTTCCGCACCCGGCTGGTACGCGCCTTCGCCGACCGCGGATTCGACGCACGCGGCGCCGCCAACGGCGAAGAGGCCCTGCGCCGCGCCCGCACGGAGAGCCCCGAGTACGCGGTCGTGGATCTGCGCATGCCCGGGGATTTCGGCCTCGATGTGGTACGCGCCCTTCGCGAAATCGATGACGCCACGCGCATCGTCGTCCTCACCGGCTACGGAAGCATCGCCACCGCCATCGAGGCCATCCGCATGGGTGCCGTCGATTACCTGACCAAGCCGGCCGATGCGGACCAAATCCTGGCCGCCTTCGAAACGGGGCAGAAAGGCAAGCGCCCCGACGACGCGGTCGCCACCGATGGAACACCGAGCCTCGCACGCGTCGAGTGGGAGCACATCCAGCGCGTCCTCATGGACTGCGGCGGCAACGTCTCGCAGGCCGCACGGCTCTTGGGCCTTCATCGCCGATCGCTGCAACGTAAGCTTTCAAAACGGCCGATGCGCCGGTAG
- a CDS encoding aminotransferase class III-fold pyridoxal phosphate-dependent enzyme, with amino-acid sequence MAGEKSRALIDELGRYVIADTKPFGVDLAKSEGMYLATVDGERLFDWAGYYGAKLIAHNHPRLYEEDYVKRLVVAANNKTANPDFLTPECVAYYRELHTLAPRSMRSESLEVYAVNSGAEAVENMMKYLINRHHERLLAQGKIPTARRFVYFEQAFHGRTVFALNVTRVAHDPVMTKDFHGFMPGNIQVPFPAMDSTAPASENAARMERTLAALDNAFRQYRDEVVAVIVEPLQGAGGHRVAPPEFFPRLSALCHEHGVQLGFDEVQTAGGTTGTFFAIDQFDLPHPPQAVATGKKLANGAVYMQRPMKDLGVLDSTWGGTLADMVRFVQEMDIVRSERLIEQVPEKSALLVETLESLAKRFPEVLYNVRGYGLYQGFSLRDPAMKGKLVRLALEEEKLLLLGAGDDTIRLRPHLNVTNADIVKLGEHLERLVKRLA; translated from the coding sequence ATGGCGGGTGAGAAAAGCCGTGCGCTGATCGACGAGCTGGGCCGGTACGTCATTGCGGATACGAAGCCGTTCGGTGTCGATCTGGCGAAATCCGAGGGGATGTACCTTGCGACGGTGGATGGCGAACGACTCTTCGATTGGGCCGGCTATTACGGTGCCAAGCTCATCGCGCACAACCACCCGCGGCTCTACGAAGAAGACTACGTGAAGCGCCTGGTGGTCGCCGCGAACAACAAAACGGCGAATCCCGATTTTCTCACGCCGGAGTGCGTCGCCTACTACCGCGAGCTTCACACGCTCGCGCCGCGCTCGATGCGCAGCGAGTCTCTCGAGGTCTATGCGGTGAACTCGGGGGCCGAGGCCGTCGAGAACATGATGAAGTACCTCATCAATCGGCACCACGAGCGGCTGCTCGCGCAGGGCAAAATCCCGACGGCACGTAGGTTCGTGTACTTCGAGCAGGCCTTCCACGGCCGCACCGTCTTCGCGCTGAACGTGACGCGCGTGGCGCACGATCCGGTGATGACCAAGGATTTTCATGGCTTCATGCCGGGCAATATCCAGGTCCCCTTCCCGGCCATGGATTCGACAGCCCCCGCGAGCGAAAACGCCGCGCGCATGGAGCGGACGCTCGCCGCGCTCGACAATGCGTTTCGGCAATACCGCGACGAGGTGGTCGCCGTCATCGTCGAGCCGCTGCAGGGCGCGGGTGGCCATCGGGTGGCGCCGCCGGAGTTCTTCCCGCGGCTGTCCGCCCTCTGCCACGAGCACGGTGTGCAACTCGGCTTCGACGAGGTGCAAACGGCGGGCGGCACGACGGGGACGTTCTTCGCCATCGATCAATTCGACCTGCCGCACCCGCCGCAGGCCGTGGCCACCGGGAAAAAGTTGGCCAACGGCGCCGTGTACATGCAGCGGCCGATGAAGGACCTCGGGGTGCTCGACTCGACCTGGGGCGGCACGCTCGCCGACATGGTGCGCTTCGTTCAAGAGATGGACATCGTTCGAAGCGAACGGCTCATCGAGCAGGTGCCCGAGAAGAGCGCGCTGTTGGTGGAGACGTTGGAGTCACTGGCCAAGCGCTTTCCCGAGGTGCTCTACAACGTGCGTGGCTACGGCCTCTACCAGGGTTTTTCGCTGCGCGATCCTGCCATGAAGGGCAAGCTCGTGCGCCTCGCGCTCGAAGAGGAAAAGCTTCTTCTCCTCGGCGCCGGCGACGACACGATTCGATTGCGCCCGCACCTCAACGTCACCAACGCCGACATCGTGAAGCTCGGCGAGCACCTCGAGCGGCTCGTCAAAAGACTCGCTTGA
- a CDS encoding putative virulence factor → MAQLDQRIADSITQLEEGASTALGASEDMVEAPLLRDLRLRAQKLKKAYARPQCLGFFGPSQAGKSFLVGALLSHELGHLRVVSGERELDFLREINPAKGVESTGVVTRFSTQPGRTLSRGDFECQVLPLDVLLESLATGFLVECTAPPVDAERVARCLRDARVQAGPPAPAIYAGAWESVWHNLQKKYHDRHPYLNELRRQLQAQDAGWTRTITTAPGWILVYSLLVGGPGYARDLEQLLRVLVQGLEVLGHASHVEVGLEHVRATQGATSIIDAGCLNSLGTAREPVRAFVPELGREVAVEPGVLSAVIAELRLVLRPDARATGGLLDGTDLLDFPGGRALKGINGFGPAELNVGRLEHAIEVYKRGKLTFLFEQYALDREITALVLCSPGPTKPEAVQLQSQVENWLRIRQSGAPLSPNEIKSPSLFVALTKFDMSLGALRSDNAKDRWESRVQEACVDFWAKSQSSWVYQWGKEPFSNMFWIRNPYADQMRTLGLGDPDYESVKRGYFESRAVARHIADAEAKWSAVEGEENGLPKSGVSLLASRLRAKMSERVKEKELQAEAESIRAELVALLRSMTPSKDETEQRERLAASAQALVAAVKHEMTRRSSGRAFGDFVRLVIASEEDIEEEVKKILAQVAPMSIKASDKVKKVLAHVLRWWANAAMTRVRESDMGVPAALADRYVREVCTSKKILPLLGTAIYPYFVRTTVDVGLVARILAVKIADSMVDLFVDRPRHTPALPVRLSWSETLGDSENPAQIDWGSVDLDDDGEGGPGGDAEVVFAGSGHFAHWSGQLEGFYLGNAGGRTELAGDEPRVKLLSSVLAGLVGHDGNPSR, encoded by the coding sequence ATGGCACAACTAGATCAACGGATTGCGGACAGCATCACGCAGCTGGAAGAGGGCGCGTCGACGGCGTTGGGCGCCTCCGAGGACATGGTCGAGGCGCCCCTTTTGCGCGACTTGCGGCTTCGCGCGCAGAAGCTGAAGAAGGCCTACGCCCGTCCGCAGTGCCTCGGGTTCTTCGGTCCATCCCAGGCAGGAAAGAGCTTTCTCGTTGGGGCCCTGCTCTCGCACGAGCTCGGGCACCTTCGCGTCGTCTCCGGGGAGCGCGAGCTCGACTTTTTGCGCGAGATCAACCCGGCCAAGGGCGTCGAGTCCACGGGCGTGGTGACCCGCTTCTCGACCCAGCCCGGTCGCACGCTGAGCCGTGGCGATTTCGAATGCCAAGTGTTGCCCCTCGACGTGCTCCTCGAGTCGCTCGCCACGGGTTTCCTCGTCGAGTGCACCGCCCCGCCCGTCGATGCGGAGCGGGTCGCACGCTGCCTGCGGGATGCGCGCGTGCAAGCAGGCCCGCCTGCGCCTGCGATCTATGCCGGCGCATGGGAAAGCGTCTGGCACAATCTGCAGAAGAAGTACCACGACCGTCATCCCTATTTGAACGAGCTGCGTCGCCAGCTGCAGGCGCAGGACGCGGGGTGGACACGCACGATCACCACGGCGCCGGGATGGATCCTCGTCTATTCGCTGCTCGTCGGCGGCCCCGGTTACGCGCGCGATCTCGAGCAGCTGCTGCGCGTGCTCGTGCAAGGACTCGAGGTGCTGGGCCACGCTTCGCACGTCGAGGTGGGGCTCGAACACGTGCGCGCCACCCAAGGTGCGACGAGCATCATCGATGCAGGCTGCCTCAACTCGCTGGGAACGGCGCGCGAGCCGGTGCGGGCCTTCGTGCCCGAGCTGGGAAGGGAGGTGGCCGTGGAGCCGGGGGTCCTCTCGGCGGTCATCGCCGAACTGCGCCTCGTGCTGCGCCCGGATGCGCGGGCGACGGGCGGCTTGCTCGACGGCACCGATCTGCTGGACTTTCCCGGCGGCCGCGCCCTCAAAGGCATCAACGGCTTCGGCCCCGCGGAGCTCAACGTCGGTCGCCTCGAGCACGCCATCGAAGTCTACAAACGCGGCAAGCTGACCTTTCTCTTCGAGCAATATGCGCTCGATCGCGAGATTACCGCCCTCGTTCTATGTTCGCCCGGTCCGACCAAGCCGGAGGCGGTGCAACTGCAGTCGCAGGTCGAAAATTGGCTGCGCATCCGTCAATCCGGCGCGCCGCTCTCGCCGAACGAGATCAAGAGCCCCAGCCTCTTCGTCGCGCTGACCAAATTCGATATGAGCCTCGGCGCTCTGCGCAGCGACAACGCGAAGGACCGTTGGGAATCGCGCGTCCAGGAGGCCTGCGTCGACTTTTGGGCAAAGAGCCAATCGTCGTGGGTATACCAGTGGGGTAAAGAACCTTTTTCGAACATGTTTTGGATCCGCAACCCGTACGCGGACCAAATGCGCACGCTCGGCCTCGGCGACCCCGACTACGAAAGCGTGAAGCGCGGCTACTTCGAATCGCGCGCGGTGGCGCGCCACATTGCCGATGCCGAAGCCAAATGGAGTGCCGTGGAGGGCGAAGAAAACGGTCTGCCCAAGAGCGGCGTCTCCCTTCTGGCGAGCCGGTTGCGCGCGAAAATGTCGGAGCGCGTGAAGGAGAAAGAGCTCCAGGCCGAGGCCGAGAGCATCCGTGCAGAGCTTGTCGCGCTGCTGCGCTCGATGACCCCTTCCAAGGACGAAACCGAGCAGCGCGAGCGCCTCGCCGCGAGCGCCCAGGCTTTGGTGGCGGCGGTGAAACACGAGATGACCCGGCGCTCGAGCGGGCGCGCCTTTGGCGACTTCGTGCGGCTCGTCATCGCGTCGGAGGAGGACATCGAGGAGGAGGTGAAAAAGATCCTCGCGCAGGTCGCGCCGATGTCGATCAAGGCGAGCGACAAGGTCAAGAAGGTGCTCGCGCATGTGCTCCGCTGGTGGGCCAACGCGGCGATGACCCGCGTGCGCGAGTCGGACATGGGCGTGCCGGCGGCACTGGCCGATCGCTATGTGCGCGAGGTCTGCACCTCGAAGAAGATCCTTCCGCTGCTCGGCACGGCCATCTACCCGTATTTCGTGCGCACCACGGTGGATGTCGGCTTGGTGGCGCGCATTCTTGCCGTGAAAATCGCCGACTCCATGGTGGACTTGTTCGTCGATCGGCCGCGGCACACGCCGGCGTTGCCGGTGCGCCTCTCCTGGTCGGAGACCTTGGGCGACTCGGAGAACCCAGCGCAGATCGACTGGGGCAGCGTCGATCTCGACGACGACGGGGAGGGCGGACCCGGCGGCGACGCCGAGGTCGTCTTCGCCGGCAGCGGCCACTTCGCCCATTGGTCCGGTCAGCTCGAGGGCTTCTACCTCGGCAATGCCGGCGGGCGCACCGAACTTGCAGGCGACGAGCCGCGGGTCAAACTGCTCTCGTCCGTGCTCGCTGGTCTGGTAGGTCATGACGGGAACCCCTCGAGATAA
- a CDS encoding virulence factor SrfB produces the protein MVKRKVSLGEEGKGAAAEGSVARSSARIEPNAAILELFFNTGVVYHEIQLASDLPDTVSGFVLVQGAAGASVRRAGEGEKPTVEMAALEHIAELSNRWFPVPYQLSAPHAVQVFLSAEDVRRPRILLAIDTLAYSGAAGRALDPQLDEGRPFRPLDRTELAAFLDHAETREWLRKLEAGGIERCTFKFAAVLEALAPVLPRIQVSQVRPEVAIPVSLVVDLGNSRSTAALVEARQEQDGRQLLTVPLELRNSLDPFRTSDATFDSRITFLPASFDKAVAPFGTGTGFALPSIARMGREALDRALETPHRYACSLSGPKRYLWDDRATHEPWFFATALSRGRSPDGAGQGAAPGEYKPIFGRILKYIAEDGGGLTLRPDGPATPAEPRYAPRAMMLFALVEILSQAMAQINAPAYAAFQGKEGVPRVLRHLVMTYPSAMRAEERAVYEGLVRNAVMLVGYLLHIDSSRLPNVQPAEPGDAAGKAGQVRFDPFLFVDEALAAQMVYLYQEVAENFRGSMEELVAVYGRKEGALRIASVDIGGGTSDVMIAEYRDKMPGSGTSLAITKLFQDGVNIAGDDVCCALIEKIVFTQILAQLPTTTQERASRTRIIHLFGESDAGHGASWRTLKAKLVPYFWLPLARCFWAIAEGFEPADHVPDKQYAVPDIARLFPSANFSTAVLEEANRFLSGVVPGFPGFQNLFFRFDRAEIEEVIVSVLREPLRRYADIVAQFDVDLVVLAGRASALPCVREIFVGEMPVVGPRLKSMANYRVGDWYPSKWRHAGLIIDPKSTVAAGSMILHLASRNRLPNFLLDEVRDIEQSPIYGLYQEAEPHIPRQNEFSRNSTFLYTSGMTIGFRNVDAEEMDAAPLFVVLPKNADVERALLEDRVSLTFAFDKGDKGDKGGTINITQVTSHRNVYQFSPDDFVLRLKTIVSDRYWLDTGIFRKLLDYV, from the coding sequence ATGGTCAAGCGCAAGGTATCGCTCGGGGAAGAGGGCAAAGGGGCTGCTGCCGAAGGCTCGGTGGCGCGATCGTCCGCGCGCATCGAGCCGAATGCGGCCATTCTCGAGCTATTTTTCAACACGGGCGTCGTCTACCACGAGATCCAGCTCGCATCGGATTTGCCCGACACCGTGAGCGGCTTCGTGCTGGTGCAAGGAGCAGCCGGCGCGAGCGTGCGCCGTGCGGGGGAAGGCGAAAAGCCCACCGTGGAGATGGCGGCGCTCGAGCACATCGCGGAGCTGTCGAATCGCTGGTTTCCCGTGCCCTACCAGCTTTCCGCGCCGCATGCGGTCCAAGTCTTCCTCTCGGCGGAGGACGTGCGGCGGCCGCGAATCCTGCTGGCCATCGATACACTGGCCTATTCCGGCGCGGCGGGGCGCGCGCTCGATCCGCAGCTCGACGAAGGGCGGCCCTTTCGCCCCTTGGATCGGACGGAGCTGGCGGCATTTCTGGACCACGCCGAGACCCGCGAGTGGCTGCGCAAGCTGGAGGCGGGCGGCATCGAGCGGTGCACGTTCAAGTTCGCCGCGGTGCTGGAGGCGCTCGCGCCGGTGTTGCCGCGCATCCAGGTTTCCCAGGTTCGTCCCGAGGTGGCCATTCCCGTCTCCCTCGTGGTGGACCTTGGGAATTCACGCTCCACCGCGGCGCTGGTCGAGGCGAGGCAAGAGCAGGATGGGCGGCAGCTTCTGACCGTGCCGCTCGAATTGCGAAATTCGCTCGACCCGTTCCGCACGAGCGATGCGACGTTCGACTCGCGCATCACGTTTCTTCCGGCATCGTTCGACAAAGCGGTGGCGCCGTTCGGCACGGGCACCGGTTTCGCGCTGCCCTCGATTGCGCGCATGGGCCGGGAGGCGCTGGATCGCGCGCTGGAAACGCCGCATCGTTACGCATGCAGCCTCTCGGGGCCCAAGCGCTACCTCTGGGACGACCGCGCGACCCACGAGCCGTGGTTCTTCGCCACCGCGCTCTCGAGAGGCCGGTCGCCTGACGGCGCCGGCCAGGGGGCGGCGCCCGGTGAGTACAAACCGATATTCGGGCGCATTCTGAAATATATCGCCGAGGACGGCGGCGGCCTGACCCTGCGTCCGGACGGCCCCGCGACGCCGGCGGAGCCGCGCTATGCGCCGCGCGCGATGATGCTGTTTGCCTTGGTCGAAATTCTGTCGCAGGCCATGGCGCAGATCAACGCGCCCGCGTACGCGGCATTTCAGGGCAAAGAAGGCGTCCCGCGCGTGCTCCGGCACCTGGTGATGACCTATCCTTCGGCCATGCGCGCGGAGGAGCGCGCGGTGTACGAAGGCCTCGTGCGCAATGCGGTGATGCTCGTGGGCTATTTGCTCCACATCGATTCATCGCGGCTTCCGAATGTGCAGCCTGCCGAGCCGGGCGACGCGGCGGGCAAGGCGGGGCAGGTGCGCTTCGATCCGTTCCTGTTCGTGGACGAGGCCCTCGCCGCGCAGATGGTTTACCTCTATCAAGAGGTCGCCGAGAACTTCCGCGGGAGCATGGAGGAGCTCGTGGCGGTATACGGGCGAAAAGAGGGCGCGCTGCGCATCGCCTCCGTGGACATCGGCGGCGGCACGAGCGACGTCATGATCGCCGAATACCGCGACAAAATGCCGGGCAGCGGGACGTCCCTGGCCATTACGAAGTTGTTTCAAGATGGCGTCAACATCGCCGGCGACGACGTGTGCTGCGCCTTGATCGAGAAGATCGTCTTCACGCAAATCTTGGCGCAGCTGCCCACCACCACCCAGGAGCGGGCATCGCGCACGCGCATCATTCACCTGTTCGGCGAAAGCGACGCCGGGCACGGCGCCTCGTGGCGCACGTTGAAGGCCAAACTGGTCCCCTATTTTTGGCTGCCACTGGCACGTTGCTTCTGGGCCATCGCGGAGGGGTTCGAGCCCGCGGATCACGTGCCGGACAAGCAATATGCCGTTCCGGACATCGCGCGGCTCTTTCCGTCGGCGAACTTTTCGACCGCCGTGCTCGAGGAGGCGAATCGCTTTTTGTCGGGCGTGGTGCCGGGCTTTCCCGGTTTTCAAAATTTGTTCTTCCGATTCGATCGCGCGGAAATCGAAGAGGTCATCGTTTCGGTCCTGCGCGAGCCGCTTCGTCGCTATGCGGACATCGTGGCACAGTTCGATGTCGATTTGGTGGTGCTCGCAGGCCGGGCCTCGGCGCTTCCGTGCGTGCGCGAGATTTTCGTGGGCGAAATGCCCGTGGTGGGGCCACGGCTCAAATCCATGGCCAATTACCGTGTGGGCGATTGGTATCCGTCGAAGTGGCGGCACGCGGGGCTCATCATCGATCCGAAATCCACGGTGGCGGCGGGATCGATGATTTTGCATCTTGCGAGTCGAAATCGACTGCCTAACTTCCTGCTCGACGAGGTGCGAGACATCGAGCAATCGCCCATTTACGGCCTCTATCAAGAGGCAGAACCGCACATCCCGCGCCAAAACGAGTTTTCGCGCAATTCGACATTTCTTTATACGAGTGGAATGACCATTGGCTTCCGCAATGTCGACGCCGAGGAGATGGATGCCGCGCCTCTGTTCGTGGTGCTGCCGAAAAATGCCGACGTCGAGCGGGCGCTCCTGGAAGATCGGGTCAGCCTGACATTTGCTTTCGACAAGGGCGACAAGGGCGACAAGGGCGGAACGATCAACATCACGCAGGTGACGTCGCATCGTAACGTTTACCAATTCTCACCGGACGATTTCGTCCTCCGATTGAAAACGATCGTGAGCGACCGCTATTGGCTCGACACCGGCATCTTCCGCAAACTGCTCGACTATGTCTGA
- a CDS encoding phosphoenolpyruvate carboxykinase (GTP), with product MVALCKPDQVVWVDGSEEEKDRLTQEATQAGVLMPLNQDKLPGCYLHRSNPNDVARVEQLTFICTPTKDEAGPTNNWMAPKEAYDKLGKLFDGSMRGKTMYVVPYIMGPASSPMSKVGVELTDSIYVVLNMRIMARMGTIALKELGDSNDFNRGLHSVLDCNPERRFICHFPQDNTIWSVGSGYGGNVLLGKKCLALRIGSYLGRKEGWLAEHMLILGVESPEGEMTYVAAAFPSACGKTNFAMMVPTNRFKGWKIYTVGDDIAWMKVGEDGRLRAINPEFGYFGVAPGTNFKSNPNAMKTISHDTIYTNVAMTPDGDVWWEGKDGDIPNELTDWQGRPWTRKGSTEKAAHPNSRFTAPMRNNPALSRFAEDPEGVPISAIIFGGRRATTIPLVIQAFNWTHGVFFGSALGSETTAAAAGKVGVVRRDPFAMLPFCGYNMADYFAHWLEMQAFITNPPKVFMVNWFRQDKNGNYLWPGFGENMRVLKWIVDRARLRVGGQETPFGWVPRAGDLDLSGLHIPHEQVDAATEIDLDEWKAELESHAEFYEKFGDRLPKVLELQREMFLARIDALKKRKWGAAQLLD from the coding sequence ATGGTTGCACTCTGCAAGCCCGACCAAGTCGTATGGGTCGACGGCAGCGAGGAAGAGAAAGATCGCCTCACCCAAGAGGCGACCCAGGCGGGCGTGCTCATGCCGCTCAACCAGGACAAGCTTCCTGGCTGTTACCTGCACCGCTCGAATCCCAACGACGTGGCCAGGGTCGAGCAGCTCACCTTCATCTGTACCCCGACCAAAGACGAGGCGGGGCCGACGAACAATTGGATGGCGCCGAAAGAGGCTTATGACAAACTCGGTAAGCTCTTCGACGGCTCGATGCGCGGCAAAACCATGTACGTGGTGCCGTACATCATGGGCCCGGCCAGCTCGCCCATGTCGAAGGTGGGTGTCGAGCTGACCGACAGCATCTACGTGGTGCTCAACATGCGGATCATGGCCCGCATGGGCACCATCGCCCTGAAAGAGCTGGGCGACTCGAACGACTTCAATCGCGGTCTGCACTCGGTGCTGGATTGCAATCCGGAGCGCCGGTTCATTTGCCACTTCCCGCAGGACAACACGATTTGGTCCGTGGGCAGCGGCTACGGCGGCAACGTGCTGCTCGGCAAAAAGTGTCTCGCGCTGCGCATCGGCAGCTACTTGGGGCGCAAAGAAGGATGGCTCGCGGAGCACATGCTCATCCTCGGCGTGGAGAGCCCCGAGGGCGAGATGACCTACGTCGCCGCGGCCTTCCCCAGCGCGTGTGGCAAGACGAACTTCGCCATGATGGTGCCCACGAATCGCTTCAAGGGCTGGAAGATCTACACCGTGGGCGACGACATCGCCTGGATGAAGGTGGGCGAGGACGGGCGGCTGCGGGCCATCAATCCGGAGTTCGGCTATTTCGGTGTCGCGCCGGGGACCAATTTCAAGAGCAACCCCAATGCGATGAAGACCATCTCGCACGACACGATTTACACCAACGTGGCGATGACGCCCGACGGTGACGTGTGGTGGGAGGGCAAGGACGGCGACATTCCGAACGAGCTCACGGATTGGCAAGGGCGCCCTTGGACGCGCAAGGGCTCGACGGAAAAGGCCGCGCACCCCAACTCGCGCTTCACCGCGCCGATGCGCAACAATCCGGCCCTTTCGCGCTTCGCGGAGGACCCGGAGGGGGTGCCCATCAGCGCCATCATCTTCGGCGGCCGCCGCGCGACCACGATTCCGCTGGTCATCCAGGCCTTCAATTGGACCCACGGCGTCTTCTTCGGCTCGGCCCTCGGTTCGGAGACCACGGCCGCTGCCGCCGGCAAGGTGGGCGTGGTGCGGCGCGACCCGTTCGCAATGTTGCCCTTCTGCGGGTACAACATGGCCGATTACTTCGCGCATTGGTTGGAGATGCAAGCATTCATCACCAACCCGCCGAAGGTGTTCATGGTCAATTGGTTCCGCCAAGACAAAAACGGCAATTACCTCTGGCCGGGCTTCGGCGAGAACATGCGCGTTCTCAAGTGGATCGTCGACCGAGCGCGCCTGCGCGTCGGCGGACAGGAAACGCCATTCGGCTGGGTCCCGCGCGCGGGCGATCTGGATCTTTCCGGCCTGCACATCCCGCACGAACAGGTCGACGCAGCCACCGAGATCGACCTCGACGAATGGAAGGCCGAGCTCGAATCGCACGCCGAGTTCTACGAGAAATTCGGCGACCGCCTGCCCAAGGTGCTCGAGCTGCAGCGCGAAATGTTCCTCGCCCGCATCGACGCCTTGAAAAAGCGCAAGTGGGGCGCCGCCCAGCTTCTCGACTAA